In the genome of Neosynechococcus sphagnicola sy1, one region contains:
- a CDS encoding PAS domain-containing protein has protein sequence MAYEHVLHWKEHLKESLEPLLETYQIGLENGDLEFAAYCAHCYCFQLYVVGKELAEVAYAMTTYTEAISRIKQKTALTWNQTFQQAIANLIGDSVNPTHLIGRFYNEADGLSIHKVANDGTAIFNASFNKLYLCYLFSEYAQAIENSDVAEPYFIPIMGTPLGPLYYFYDALARLAIYPESSTEVKAEIFKKVTERQAEMKRWAYYAPMNYLHKYHLVEAEKARVLGQLLEAEEFYEQAIQGARENGYIQEEALAYELAAKHYLARGREKFAQLYMKETHYCYERWGARAKVKDLEARYPQFFSQSSGVNASSIHTTAGTTSNTSQVDFDLATVMKAAQAISSEIELKQLLSSLMQILIENAGAQTGYLLLEDAGEWRINAACELVSGESGCTTQVLQSTPMTNRLPESIIQYVIRTHESVILNDATREGHFIHDPYIQNHQTQSLLCLPLLNQSKLVGVLYLENQLAVGAFTPERFSEGDATRTQVLNLLSTQAAIAIENAKLYSKLRASESKMTQFLEAIPVGIGIVDAGGRPYYANQRGIQLMGKGIDPAISPEQISEVYQFYVMGTDQIYPTERLPVIRALSGERTTIDDIDIRQDNSTIPIEVWGTPVFDEQGNVVYAIVAFQDITERKQAEKLLADYNRTLEQQVAERTAALQKSEAELRKRERELRLITDVLPVGIAYVDANQHYRFVNYTYRVWCCCSQDDILGKSIREFIGDRIYSMVEPYINQVLAGQTTTFEEEIPLPSGNKYLDTTLIPNVDVNAQVIGFYALNLDISDRKRAEATSILEERNRMAREIHDTLAQAFTGILVQVGGASQVLADDLEATQAHLEMIDELARIGLAEARRSVAALRPHFLEQGDLPSALHQLVTQMRAATDTALSYETKGTAYSLPPDVENNLLRMGQEALTNAIRYADADEIRVELVYENTQCLLRVQDDGRGFGVGSIPSVGGFGLLGMSERADTIGAQLTIESQPGEGTEIVVVVNRKREA, from the coding sequence ATTTGATAGGAGATTCAGTTAATCCAACCCATTTAATTGGTCGATTTTACAATGAAGCGGACGGATTATCAATACACAAAGTAGCCAATGATGGAACAGCAATCTTTAATGCCTCTTTTAATAAACTTTATCTGTGCTATCTCTTTTCTGAGTACGCTCAGGCTATTGAAAACTCAGATGTAGCAGAACCTTATTTCATCCCAATTATGGGCACACCACTTGGTCCTTTATACTATTTCTATGATGCGTTAGCAAGGTTGGCTATATATCCTGAAAGCAGCACTGAAGTAAAAGCAGAAATCTTTAAAAAAGTTACGGAAAGGCAAGCGGAAATGAAACGCTGGGCATATTATGCACCCATGAATTATTTGCATAAATATCATCTCGTTGAGGCAGAGAAAGCGCGAGTTTTGGGTCAGTTGCTTGAGGCGGAGGAGTTCTACGAACAAGCGATTCAAGGGGCTAGAGAAAACGGATACATCCAAGAAGAAGCATTAGCCTATGAATTAGCTGCCAAGCATTACTTAGCTCGTGGTAGAGAAAAGTTTGCCCAGCTCTATATGAAAGAAACTCATTACTGCTATGAACGATGGGGCGCAAGGGCAAAAGTCAAAGATTTAGAAGCGCGCTATCCCCAGTTCTTTTCTCAGTCGTCGGGTGTGAACGCTTCTTCAATCCATACCACTGCTGGAACCACCTCTAATACCTCGCAGGTAGATTTTGATTTAGCAACCGTGATGAAAGCAGCTCAAGCCATTTCCAGTGAGATTGAACTAAAGCAGTTGCTCAGTTCGTTAATGCAGATCCTCATCGAGAATGCTGGGGCGCAAACCGGATATTTGCTTTTAGAGGATGCAGGCGAATGGAGAATCAATGCTGCTTGTGAACTGGTTAGCGGTGAAAGTGGCTGCACGACTCAAGTACTGCAATCGACTCCAATGACGAATCGCTTACCTGAGTCAATCATTCAATACGTGATCCGAACTCATGAATCGGTCATCCTCAACGATGCCACTCGTGAAGGTCATTTCATCCATGATCCCTATATTCAGAATCATCAAACTCAATCACTTCTCTGTTTGCCGCTGCTGAATCAGAGCAAGCTGGTCGGCGTTTTGTATCTAGAAAATCAATTAGCGGTTGGAGCCTTTACACCCGAAAGATTCTCCGAAGGAGACGCTACGCGCACGCAAGTTCTAAATCTACTCTCCACTCAGGCCGCGATCGCGATCGAAAATGCCAAGCTCTACTCAAAGCTACGCGCTAGCGAAAGCAAGATGACTCAATTTCTAGAAGCCATTCCGGTGGGCATAGGTATTGTCGATGCAGGGGGTCGCCCTTATTACGCCAACCAACGGGGCATTCAACTCATGGGTAAAGGGATTGATCCTGCTATATCGCCGGAACAAATCTCAGAGGTTTATCAGTTTTATGTGATGGGAACGGATCAAATTTATCCGACTGAGAGACTGCCAGTTATCCGGGCATTAAGCGGAGAACGCACCACGATTGACGATATAGATATTCGCCAAGATAATTCAACCATCCCAATTGAGGTATGGGGAACACCCGTGTTTGACGAACAGGGCAATGTAGTTTATGCGATCGTCGCCTTTCAAGATATTACCGAACGCAAACAAGCCGAGAAACTGTTAGCCGATTATAACCGTACCTTAGAGCAACAGGTTGCAGAACGAACAGCAGCATTACAGAAAAGTGAAGCCGAATTGCGTAAGCGAGAACGGGAATTACGGCTGATTACAGATGTTTTACCTGTTGGTATTGCATATGTTGATGCTAACCAGCATTATCGCTTTGTCAATTACACCTATAGGGTTTGGTGTTGCTGTAGCCAGGACGATATTTTGGGCAAGTCTATTCGTGAGTTCATAGGCGATAGGATATATTCAATGGTTGAACCCTATATTAACCAAGTGCTGGCAGGACAAACAACAACCTTTGAAGAAGAAATCCCTTTACCTTCAGGCAACAAATATCTCGATACAACCTTAATTCCCAACGTTGATGTGAATGCTCAAGTGATTGGATTCTATGCTCTCAACTTAGATATCAGCGATCGCAAACGGGCTGAAGCAACCTCAATTTTAGAGGAACGCAACCGCATGGCACGGGAGATTCACGACACACTGGCGCAAGCCTTTACCGGTATTCTGGTTCAGGTCGGTGGGGCAAGTCAGGTGTTAGCCGATGATTTAGAAGCAACCCAGGCCCATCTGGAGATGATTGATGAACTGGCGCGAATAGGACTGGCTGAAGCTCGCCGTTCCGTTGCAGCACTTCGTCCCCATTTTTTGGAGCAGGGCGATTTACCAAGTGCATTACATCAACTTGTGACTCAAATGAGAGCCGCAACGGATACGGCTCTAAGCTACGAAACTAAAGGCACAGCCTACTCTCTGCCCCCTGATGTTGAGAATAACTTACTGCGGATGGGGCAGGAAGCCTTGACCAATGCTATCAGATACGCGGATGCAGACGAAATTCGGGTTGAGTTGGTGTATGAAAACACCCAATGTCTCTTGCGCGTTCAAGATGATGGACGAGGCTTTGGCGTGGGTAGCATCCCTTCTGTGGGTGGATTTGGGTTGCTGGGCATGAGCGAGCGGGCAGACACTATTGGGGCACAACTGACCATTGAGAGCCAACCAGGGGAAGGAACAGAAATTGTTGTCGTTGTCAATCGAAAGAGAGAAGCATGA
- a CDS encoding response regulator transcription factor yields the protein MMSPFTPIRVLIADDHSIVRQGLATIIDRDPEMTVIAQAEDGQQAIALFREYQPDVTLMDLRMPQVGGVEAIAAICAEFKQAQIMVLTTYDSDEDIYRGLQAGAQGYLLKDAKPNELLNAIRTIHSGQKYVPPDVGAKLVQRMSNPELSERELEVLRSMAQGMSNQEIGATLSIGESTVKSHVNRILSKLGVNDRTQAVIVSVKRGIVSL from the coding sequence ATGATGAGTCCATTCACTCCGATTCGGGTTCTGATCGCTGATGATCATTCCATTGTCAGACAAGGATTAGCAACGATCATTGACCGCGATCCAGAAATGACGGTGATTGCTCAAGCGGAAGATGGGCAGCAGGCGATCGCACTCTTCCGTGAATATCAACCCGATGTGACGCTAATGGATTTACGAATGCCTCAAGTTGGAGGTGTTGAAGCCATTGCGGCGATTTGTGCTGAATTTAAACAGGCTCAGATCATGGTGCTAACCACCTACGATAGCGATGAAGATATCTATCGTGGTTTGCAGGCTGGTGCTCAAGGCTATCTGCTCAAAGATGCGAAACCGAATGAGCTGCTGAATGCAATTCGGACGATTCACAGCGGTCAAAAGTATGTGCCGCCAGACGTGGGCGCGAAACTGGTGCAGCGAATGAGCAATCCAGAACTGAGTGAACGAGAGCTAGAAGTCCTTCGTTCAATGGCACAAGGGATGAGCAACCAGGAAATTGGCGCTACTTTGAGTATCGGTGAAAGTACCGTCAAATCTCATGTGAATCGAATTTTAAGCAAACTGGGAGTGAACGATCGCACTCAAGCTGTGATTGTTTCCGTTAAACGCGGGATTGTCAGTTTGTAG